The following coding sequences are from one Syngnathus acus chromosome 12, fSynAcu1.2, whole genome shotgun sequence window:
- the mrps18c gene encoding 28S ribosomal protein S18c, mitochondrial, translating to MLPLKRTYFLFGVFSRLRNASKAAALTGRPVSSDGQDQVKDHPFVRMNNPYKEPHKGCVLCDVTVDFKNIQLLSQFISPHTGRIYGRHITGLCGRKQKEISKAIKKAHAMGFMSVTHKHPELMRDPNICSFKHAD from the exons atgttgcctCTCAAGCGAACGTATTTCTTGTTTGGGGTCTTTTCGCGCCTCCGAAACGCGAGCAAAGCTGCAG CTTTGACGGGCAGGCCCGTTTCATCCGATGGCCAAGACCAAGTGAAAGACCACCCG TTTGTCAGGATGAACAATCCGTACAAGGAGCCGCACAAAGGCTGCGTCCTCTGCGACGTCACCGTCGACTTCAAGAACATCCAG CTTCTGTCTCAGTTCATCTCGCCGCACACGGGGAGGATCTACGGCCGCCACATCACCG GCTTGTGTGGacgcaaacaaaaagaaatctccAAGGCCATCAAGAAGGCGCACGCTATGG GTTTCATGTCAGTGACGCACAAACATCCCGAGTTGATGCGGGACCCCAACATCTGCAGCTTCAAACATGCGGATtag
- the LOC119131914 gene encoding transcription factor 7-like 1-B translates to MPQLSDDGDLGANDELIPFKDEGEGEHDDKTSAAAAATAAQRDLDDVKSSLVNESETNHCASDSEAADRRAGRQPDAAGLPGRGQPFGEALRRRSGGVLQAPAFVGYPFFMIPDLYGSYLAGGGLARAYLPWQWPLLDVPAGAAGRDSVVSAHPSSGTHAFVAHLHPLLSRRPEASSPPSRVPANFSPDAGSSRPPQVARYPVSPAAVAEMAHAFDWLPPPGPVSAVKREPGEAGPRSPPRKSPARDGGGQAKGHIKKPLNAFMLFMRDERPKVVAQCQVKESATINQILGQRWHSLSKDEQAKYYELARKERLLHSQLYPGWSARDNYGKKKKRKKCKSESHQDTDHFPLRPVPHEAPHELTSPSGTSAQLLRPYTLSHLTHTHLSQASPASSVDSPATAAALASPAAPAPTFTEHSDARGGRVSPTDQPLALTAHAPRGARAPPAATSDLRTSSTSSPGL, encoded by the exons ATGCCGCAGCTGAGCGACGATGGCGACTTGGGCGCCAACGACGAGCTGATCCCGTTCAAGGATGAGGGCGAGGGCGAGCACGACGACAAGACGAGCGCGGCGGCCGCTGCCACCGCCGCTCAGCGTGACCTGGACGACGTCAAGTCGTCCCTCGTCAACGAGTCCGAGACCAACCACTGCGCGTCGGATTCCGAG GCAGCGGACAGGCGAGCCGGACGTCAGCCGGACGCGGCCGGCCTGCCCGGACGTGGCCAGCCGTTTGGCGAAG CGTTGAGGCGGCGCTCCGGGGGTGTCCTCCAAGCGCCGGCCTTCGTGGGCTACCCCTTCTTCATGATTCCTGACCTTTATGGCTCATATCTGGCCGGCGGGGGCCTGGCGCGTGCG TATCTGCCGTGGCAGTGGCCCCTGCTGGACGTGCCCGCCGGAGCGGCCGGGAGAGATTCGGTCGTGTCCGCTCACCCG TCTAGCGGCACGCACGCCTTCGTGGCTCACCTCCACCCGCTGCTGTCCCGCCGACCCGAGGCCTCCTCGCCGCCCTCCAGGGTGCCGGCCAACTTCTCGCCCGACGCGG GCTCTTCCCGGCCGCCGCAGGTCGCACGCTACCCCGTCTCACCTGCAGCCGTGGCTGAGATGGCGCACGCCTTTGATTGGCT CCCGCCCCCCGGCCCGGTGAGCGCCGTCAAAAGGGAACCCGGAGAGGCCGGCCCGCGCAGCCCGCCGAG GAAGTCGCCGGCGCGGGACGGCGGCGGTCAGGCCAAAGGTCACATCAAGAAACCTCTCAACGCCTTCATGTTGTTTATGAGGGACGAGCGGCCCAAAGTGGTGGCCCAGTGCCAAGTTAAGGAGAGCGCCACCATCAACCAGATCCTGGGACAGCGG TGGCATTCGCTGAGCAAGGACGAGCAGGCCAAGTACTACGAGCTGGCCCGGAAAGAGCGGCTGCTCCACTCGCAACTTTACCCCGGCTGGTCGGCCAGAGACAACTAC ggcaagaagaagaagaggaagaaatgCAAGAGCGAAAGCCATCAAGACA CTGACCATTTCCCGCTGCGGCCCGTGCCCCACGAGGCGCCTCACGAGCTCACGTCGCCCTCCGGCACCAGCGCTCAACTTTTGCGCCCGTACACGCTCTcccatctcacacacacgcacttgtcCCAGGCCAGCCCCGCCTCCTCGGTGGACTCCCCGgccacggcggcggcgctggCGTCGCCCGCCGCCCCGGCACCCACCTTCACCGAACACTCGGACGCACGGGGCGGCCGCGTATCGCCGACAGACCAGCCGCTCGCCCTCACGGCTCATGCGCCACGCGGGGCGCGTGCCCCACCCGCGGCCACCTCGGACCTGCGGACCTCCTCTACCTCCAGCCCCGGGCTTTGA
- the prpf38a gene encoding pre-mRNA-splicing factor 38A, translated as MANRTVKDANSIHGTNPQYLVEKIIRTRIYECKYWKEECFGLTAELVVDKAMELKYVGGVFGGNIKPTPFLCLVLKLLQIQPEKDIIVEFIKNEDFKYVRLLGAMYMRLTGTTVDCYKYLEPLYNDYRKIKTQNRNGEFELMHVDEFIHELLHSERMCDIILPRLQKRQVLEEAEMLEPRVSALEEDLDEDLDEAESSDDDDEEGGGGGRPDGVPGPEPHRRGARRCDDRPRHSPSPPRRRRSSRSPRRRSRSPKARRSPDARRERRRGSKSPRRHRERRRRSKSPAAHRRSRRHRSRSKSPDKSGKKSRKKSRRSDP; from the exons ATGGCCAACAGGACGGTGAAAGACGCCAACAGCATCCACGGGACCAACCCGCAGTACTTGGTCGAGAAGATTATCCGAACCCGCATTTACGAGTGCAAGTACTGGAAAGAGGAATGCTTTGGGCTGACCGCCGAGCTGGTGGTCGACAAGGCCATGGAGCTCAAGTACGTGGGCGGCGTGTTCGGGGGCAACATCAAGCCCACGCCGTTCCTGTGTCTCGTGCTCAAGCTGCTGCAGATCCAGCCCGAGAAGGACATCATCGTCGAGTTCATCAAGAACGAGGACTTCAAGTACGTGCGCTTGCTCGGCGCCATGTACATGCGCCTCACCGGCACGACGGTCGACTGCTACAAGTACCTGGAGCCGCTTTACAACGATTACAG GAAGATCAAGACGCAGAACCGTAACGGCGAGTTTGAGCTGATGCACGTGGACGAGTTCATCCACGAGCTGCTTCACTCGGAGAGAATGTGCGATATCATCCTGCCGCGGCTGCAGAAGCGCCAGGTCCTGGAGGAGGCCGAGATGCTGGAGCCGCGCGTCAGCGCCCTGGAGGAGGACCTGGACGAGGACCTGGACGAGGCCGAGAGcagcgacgacgacgacgaggagggcggcggcggcgggcggccCGACGGGGTCCCCGGTCCTGAGCCGCACCGGCGGGGGGCCCGCCGGTGCGACGACAGGCCGCGCCACTCGCCCTCccccccccgccgccgccgcagcagccGCTCGCCACGCCGCAGGAGCCGCTCGCCCAAGGCCCGCCGGAGCCCCGATGCCCGCCGCGAGCGCCGGCGCGGCAGCAAAAGCCCGCGGCGCCACCGGGAGCGCAGGCGCCGCTCCAAGTCGCCGGCCGCCCACCGCAGGAGCCGCCGGCACCGCAGCCGCTCCAAGAGCCCCGACAAGAGCGGCAAGAAGAGTCGCAAGAAGAGTCGCCGGAGCGACCCGTAG
- the LOC119131918 gene encoding BRCA1-A complex subunit Abraxas 1-like isoform X1 — translation MAEPSVRIPGIVLSSLLFEHINKDSDVEGLILGENHVEEHVTISDTQEDHVHLRRTSSVHKHVCCHKLDTWYDAAGRVDEEAVGRLLGGNHRDLLIGWYRQRRNSERRMTMREKAVHENFRAALRVPHAVFLLVTPAPLAEAGSTHRAEYSAFVSGNRQVPVVVTNLASLDHRAYWTASPPCRTPGYRRAIGRHSSTLLDASGRAADAEAVNGMNESLQDELRRACGAVADSERAVQKTLTEVCALRKKLGDSESAAASKAEGVAVATRNLRLRLAIGALVAHSPLFGSCTLTRDAFPVLEAACDEMKRRPVAAAKRSAKRKRRHKVMSRKTAPSAVV, via the exons ATGGCGGAGCCCTCGGTTCGGATCCCCGGAATTgttttgtcttctttattgtttGAGCACATCAACAAAGACTCGGACGTG GAAGGTTTGATCCTTGGCGAGAACCACGTGGAGGAGCACGTGACCATCAGCGACACGCAAGAGGACCACGTTCACCTCCGCCGAACGTCCA GCGTCCACAAACACGTGTGTTGCCACAAACTCGACAC cTGGTACGACGCAGCGGGCAGGGTGGACGAGGAGGCGGTTGGCAGGCTCCTGGGGGGAAACCATCGGGATCTCCTGATCGGGTGGTACCGCCAACGCAGGAACTCTGAGCGGCGAATGACAATGCGTGAGAAAGCGGTGCACGAGAACTTTAGGGCGGCTCTGCGCGTGCCGCACGCCGTCTTCCTGCTGGTGACCCCCGCGCCGCTGGCGGAGGCCGGCTCCACCCACCGCGCCGAATACTCTGCCTTTGTCTCCGGCAACAG GCAGGTCCCCGTGGTGGTCACCAACTTGGCGTCGCTGGACCATCGGGCGTACTGGACAGCGTCGCCGCCGTGCCGGACGCCAGGCTACCGCCGCGCCATCGGCCGCCACAG TTCCACGTTGCTGGACGCCAGCGGTCGGGCGGCGGACGCCGAGGCGGTCAACGGCATGAACGAGTCGCTGCAAGACGAGCTTCGG AGGGCGTGCGGCGCCGTGGCAGACAGCGAGCGCGCCGTGCAGAAGACGCTCACCGAAGTTTGCGCCCTCAGGAAGAAGCTCGGTGACAGCGAGTCGGCCGCGGCCAGCAAAG cagagggcgtggcCGTGGCAACGAGGAACCTGCGCCTCCGGCTGGCCATCGGCGCACTCGTGGCCCACTCGCCGCTCTTTGGCTCGTGTACGCTGACGCGCGACGCCTTTCCCGTGCTGGAGGCTGCGTGCGACGAGATGAAGCGCCGACCCGTCGCGGCGGCCAAACGGTCAGCCAAGAGGAAGCGACGCCACAAAGTGATGTCAAGAAAGACGGCACCGTCGGCGGTTGTTTGA
- the LOC119131918 gene encoding BRCA1-A complex subunit Abraxas 1-like isoform X2, producing MAEPSVRIPGIVLSSLLFEHINKDSDVEGLILGENHVEEHVTISDTQEDHVHLRRTSSVHKHVCCHKLDTWYDAAGRVDEEAVGRLLGGNHRDLLIGWYRQRRNSERRMTMREKAVHENFRAALRVPHAVFLLVTPAPLAEAGSTHRAEYSAFVSGNRQVPVVVTNLASLDHRAYWTASPPCRTPGYRRAIGRHSSTLLDASGRAADAEAVNGMNESLQDELRRACGAVADSERAVQKTLTEVCALRKKLGDSESAAASKEGVAVATRNLRLRLAIGALVAHSPLFGSCTLTRDAFPVLEAACDEMKRRPVAAAKRSAKRKRRHKVMSRKTAPSAVV from the exons ATGGCGGAGCCCTCGGTTCGGATCCCCGGAATTgttttgtcttctttattgtttGAGCACATCAACAAAGACTCGGACGTG GAAGGTTTGATCCTTGGCGAGAACCACGTGGAGGAGCACGTGACCATCAGCGACACGCAAGAGGACCACGTTCACCTCCGCCGAACGTCCA GCGTCCACAAACACGTGTGTTGCCACAAACTCGACAC cTGGTACGACGCAGCGGGCAGGGTGGACGAGGAGGCGGTTGGCAGGCTCCTGGGGGGAAACCATCGGGATCTCCTGATCGGGTGGTACCGCCAACGCAGGAACTCTGAGCGGCGAATGACAATGCGTGAGAAAGCGGTGCACGAGAACTTTAGGGCGGCTCTGCGCGTGCCGCACGCCGTCTTCCTGCTGGTGACCCCCGCGCCGCTGGCGGAGGCCGGCTCCACCCACCGCGCCGAATACTCTGCCTTTGTCTCCGGCAACAG GCAGGTCCCCGTGGTGGTCACCAACTTGGCGTCGCTGGACCATCGGGCGTACTGGACAGCGTCGCCGCCGTGCCGGACGCCAGGCTACCGCCGCGCCATCGGCCGCCACAG TTCCACGTTGCTGGACGCCAGCGGTCGGGCGGCGGACGCCGAGGCGGTCAACGGCATGAACGAGTCGCTGCAAGACGAGCTTCGG AGGGCGTGCGGCGCCGTGGCAGACAGCGAGCGCGCCGTGCAGAAGACGCTCACCGAAGTTTGCGCCCTCAGGAAGAAGCTCGGTGACAGCGAGTCGGCCGCGGCCAGCAAAG agggcgtggcCGTGGCAACGAGGAACCTGCGCCTCCGGCTGGCCATCGGCGCACTCGTGGCCCACTCGCCGCTCTTTGGCTCGTGTACGCTGACGCGCGACGCCTTTCCCGTGCTGGAGGCTGCGTGCGACGAGATGAAGCGCCGACCCGTCGCGGCGGCCAAACGGTCAGCCAAGAGGAAGCGACGCCACAAAGTGATGTCAAGAAAGACGGCACCGTCGGCGGTTGTTTGA
- the dusp11 gene encoding RNA/RNP complex-1-interacting phosphatase translates to MRSFKKIPDRWLDYKAVGKRLGTTRFVAFKVPLKQALTRDMAPAQAFGPKELLDVMREDQQELGLIIDLTYTTRYYSPQELPNSLSFIKIPTAGHVVPADSVVVTFKRAVRQFLRDNACNDKLIGVHCTHGLNRTGYMICRYLIEVDKMAPTEAIRLFNSSRGHNIERQNYIEDLQSRPKSNTITGMASRPPPSVRGRAGHWTPAAPGDAHWSGAGHNHGFCPPRAQRQQPYPGRPQYDPKHYGPPRSGGPNAFPPAHAAGKSNGRGWPRGANRRGRHASASGRPLAAQPRYNSSSCWTGTFGL, encoded by the exons ATGCGTTCCTTCAAAAAAATTCCCGACAG GTGGCTGGACTACAAGGCGGTGGGCAAGCGACTGGGCACCACTCGATTTGTGGCCTTCAAAGTTCCTCTCAAGCAG GCGCTGACCCGAGATATGGCGCCCGCTCAGGCCTTTGGACCGAAGGAGCTGCTGGACGTCATGCGGGAAGACCAGCAAGAACTGGGCCTCATCATCGACTTGACCTACACCACGCGCTACTACTCGCCGCAG GAGCTCCCCAACTCGTTGAGCTTCATCAAGATCCCCACGGCGGGTCACGTGGTCCCCGCCGACAGCGTGGTGGTGACCTTCAAGAGAGCTGTGCGCCAATTCCTGCGAGACAACGCCTGCAACG ACAAGCTGATTGGCGTCCACTGCACGCACGGACTCAACCGCACCGGCTACATGATCTGCAG GTATCTGATCGAGGTGGACAAGATGGCTCCCACCGAGGCCATCAGAC TGTTCAACTCAAGTCGCGGTCACAACATCGAGAGACAAAACTACATTGAGGACCTTCAGAGCAGACCTAAGAG CAACACGATCACGGGCATGGCCAGTCGTCCGCCACCGTCGGTGCGAGGTCGAGCCGGCCATTGGACGCCGGCCGCGCCTGGAGACGCACATTGGAGTGGTGCAGGCCACAACCACGG GTTTTGTCCGCCAAGAGCCCAAAGGCAACAACCGTACCCGGGCCGCCCCCAATACGACCCCAAGCATTACGGGCCCCCAAGAAGCGGAGGCCCCAATGCCTTCCCGCCCGCACATGCCGCCGGCAAATCCAACGGACGGGGGTGGCCCCGCGGCGCCAACCGGCGGGGTCGGCACGCAAGCGCTTCGGGTCGCCCATTGGCCGCCCAGCCCCGCTAcaactcctcctcctgctggaCTGGCACTTTTGGACTGTGA
- the LOC119131918 gene encoding BRCA1-A complex subunit Abraxas 1-like isoform X3: MAEPSVRIPGIVLSSLLFEHINKDSDVEGLILGENHVEEHVTISDTQEDHVHLRRTSSVHKHVCCHKLDTWYDAAGRVDEEAVGRLLGGNHRDLLIGWYRQRRNSERRMTMREKAVHENFRAALRVPHAVFLLVTPAPLAEAGSTHRAEYSAFVSGNRQVPVVVTNLASLDHRAYWTASPPCRTPGYRRAIGRHSSTLLDASGRAADAEAVNGMNESLQDELRRACGAVADSERAVQKTLTEVCALRKKLGDSESAAASKGVAVATRNLRLRLAIGALVAHSPLFGSCTLTRDAFPVLEAACDEMKRRPVAAAKRSAKRKRRHKVMSRKTAPSAVV; this comes from the exons ATGGCGGAGCCCTCGGTTCGGATCCCCGGAATTgttttgtcttctttattgtttGAGCACATCAACAAAGACTCGGACGTG GAAGGTTTGATCCTTGGCGAGAACCACGTGGAGGAGCACGTGACCATCAGCGACACGCAAGAGGACCACGTTCACCTCCGCCGAACGTCCA GCGTCCACAAACACGTGTGTTGCCACAAACTCGACAC cTGGTACGACGCAGCGGGCAGGGTGGACGAGGAGGCGGTTGGCAGGCTCCTGGGGGGAAACCATCGGGATCTCCTGATCGGGTGGTACCGCCAACGCAGGAACTCTGAGCGGCGAATGACAATGCGTGAGAAAGCGGTGCACGAGAACTTTAGGGCGGCTCTGCGCGTGCCGCACGCCGTCTTCCTGCTGGTGACCCCCGCGCCGCTGGCGGAGGCCGGCTCCACCCACCGCGCCGAATACTCTGCCTTTGTCTCCGGCAACAG GCAGGTCCCCGTGGTGGTCACCAACTTGGCGTCGCTGGACCATCGGGCGTACTGGACAGCGTCGCCGCCGTGCCGGACGCCAGGCTACCGCCGCGCCATCGGCCGCCACAG TTCCACGTTGCTGGACGCCAGCGGTCGGGCGGCGGACGCCGAGGCGGTCAACGGCATGAACGAGTCGCTGCAAGACGAGCTTCGG AGGGCGTGCGGCGCCGTGGCAGACAGCGAGCGCGCCGTGCAGAAGACGCTCACCGAAGTTTGCGCCCTCAGGAAGAAGCTCGGTGACAGCGAGTCGGCCGCGGCCAGCAAAG gcgtggcCGTGGCAACGAGGAACCTGCGCCTCCGGCTGGCCATCGGCGCACTCGTGGCCCACTCGCCGCTCTTTGGCTCGTGTACGCTGACGCGCGACGCCTTTCCCGTGCTGGAGGCTGCGTGCGACGAGATGAAGCGCCGACCCGTCGCGGCGGCCAAACGGTCAGCCAAGAGGAAGCGACGCCACAAAGTGATGTCAAGAAAGACGGCACCGTCGGCGGTTGTTTGA
- the LOC119131909 gene encoding drebrin-like protein B, with product MAVDMSKNGAELKAAYQDVLDGRSDIDWVLFTYEGNSNTMRLAAKGDGGLQEMLEELNSGKVMYAFCRVREPNSGLPKYVLINWTGEGVKEARKGLCANHLGTVANFLKGAHVTINARDEDDVDPDVILSKVSKASGANYNFGKALQSAGDFPRGAVGSVYCKTNAVDEMEQINKDSFWSQAQREEAARRQEEVKKAQLQRQAVEQERRDLEDKLAREREIKTQQRNMAIDHNRLQQKQREEEEREKEQQQRKLQTPDAETKRASSARAANEAEALISQRSFNPRDVFKQRETAVAPAYGGSAPKTGKLQSPFLHQRASDSPPAPPGHRAFQPSEPASVSPPESPSARNPFQPVHLPASPQSHPFWPRPDTSDDFLGRPGVVAAAAAASSPGGAAARAAAEDDDWSDEFDDDLYEAAPGGQRLRSLADAMFPTDARDDEYAVPLPVGGDASTGQDATDAGMNVCARAVYDYQAADDTEITFDPDDIITGIEMVDEGWWRGFGPDGRFGMFPANYVELV from the exons ATGGCGGTGGACATGAGCAAAAACGGCGCTGAGTTGAAGGCGGCCTACCAGGACGTGCTGGACGGACGCTCTGACATAGACTG GGTTTTGTTCACCTACGAGGGCAACAGCAACACCATGCGCCTGGCGGCAAAAGGAG ACGGCGGTCTGCAGGAGATGTTGGAGGAGCTGAACAGCGGCAAGGTGATGTACGCCTTCTGCCGAGTGCGAGAGCCCAACTCGGGCCTGCCCAAGTACGTGCTGATCAACTGG ACAGGCGAAGGTGTGAAGGAGGCGCGCAAAGGACTGTGCGCCAATCACTTGGGGACGGTGGCCAACTTCCTGAAG GGCGCCCACGTGACCATCAACGCTCGCGACGAGGACGACGTGGACCCTGACGTCATTCTGTCCAAAGTGTCCAAAGCGTCGGGGGCCAACTACAACTTTGGCAAGGCCTTGCAGTCCGCCGGGGACTTCCCCCGTGGAGCCGTA GGTTCCGTTTATTGCAAAACAAACGCCGTGGACGAAATGGAGCAAATCAACAAAGATTCTTTTTGGAGCCAAGCGCAG AGGGAGGAGGCGGCGCGGCGCCAGGAGGAGGTGAAGAAGGCGCAGCTCCAGAGGCAAGCGGTCGAGCAGGAGCGCCGCGACTTGGAGGACAAACTCGCCCGGGAAAGAGAGATAAAAACGCAGCAGCGAAACATGGCCATCGACCACAACAG ACTACAGCAGAAGCagcgagaagaagaagagcggGAGAAAGAACAACAGCAAAGG AAGCTCCAGACGCCGGACGCGGAGACAAAGCGGGCCAGCTCGGCGCGCGCCGCCAAC gAGGCCGAGGCCTTGATCTCGCAGCGCTCCTTCAACCCTCGCGACGTCTTCAAGCAGCGGGAGACCGCCGTGGCGCCCGCCTACGGAGGCTCCGCCCCCAAAACGG GGAAGCTGCAAAGCCCCTTTTTGCACCAGCGGGCTTCGGACAGCCCTCCGGCTCCTCCCGGCCACCGAGCCTTCCAACCCTCGGAGCCCGCGTCCGTCTCGCCGCCCGAGTCTCCGTCCGCCCGGAATCCCTTCCAGCCCGTCCACCTTCCCGCCAGTCCCCAAAGCCATCCGTTCTGGCCTCGTCCCGACACGAGCGACGACTTCCTCGGGCGCCCGGGAGtggtcgccgccgccgccgccgcctcctcgccCGGCGGAGCGGCCGCCCGGGCTGCAG CGGAGGACGACGATTGGTCGGACGAATTTGACGACGACCTGTACGAGGCGGCGCCGGGCGGCCAGCGGCTCAGGTCGCTCGCAGATGCCATGTTTCCGACGGATGCGCGAGACGACGAGTATGCGGTGCCGCTGCCCGTGGGCGGGGACGCAAGCACG GGCCAAGATGCCACCGACGCGGGAATGAACGTCTGCGCCAGAGCCGTGTACGACTACCAGGCCG CCGACGACACGGAGATCACCTTCGACCCCGACGACATCATCACGGGCATCGAGATGGTGGACGAAGGCTGGTGGCGAGGTTTCGGCCCCGACGGCCGTTTCGGCATGTTTCCCGCCAATTATGTGGAACTCGTGTGA